The region AATATCTTCAAATttcccatttttttctttttaccattGATTTGATTCGATATACAGATTAACTCAATTTGAGGCTTCTTTTGAAGATCTTGGGACCTACTAGAGGCATTACACCTCTTATGagtattcatttgatattatgttTACAAcaatctctttatttttttgttttagccCTCTTTTCCTTGAACGTGCTTGCAACTACTTGCCCATACTGTGTCATACATTCAAGTTTATGatatttgtttgatttggaCAAAAAATCTTTGACTTGaaggtttataaaaaataaaatgaagcaaAAGGGTCTATCACTTTGCTGTCCCATGTTAATGGTATTCATGTCACATTATTAACTAACCTAATAtgacaaaaaccaaaaattcaaacttcTCTGAATAATAAACAATTGTAACTTCAtctcaagataaaaaaaatttcaatttgatcCAAACATTCAACAAATGACCCTCACTCCTTTTGTAAGCTCTTTCAAGACATAAAAATGATGATACTGTTACATCACATTCTAATTAACCAATGGtgaatcaaatttattgttaCTCCATACAATTGAATTCAGTAACCTAATCTAAAGCCCTTCAGAGTAGGGTATATCAGTATCTGGAAGCCATGTATTTCCTAAGGTAAAATTGTACACAGTAAAGTTCCAAGCTTGTGTAGGGTTCAGTATATTGTAACCATTCCATTGTACCCTCTTGCTTGTATCAGAACCAGGTCCAAAGTTATTGAACTCACCATAAAAGAGGGTGTCTAATCCATTTGTTCCATTCCATTCTAACCATCCAACGGATTGAATGAGTTCTCCAATATAGGACTGCATGTATACTGTCCTTGAGTACAGTTTCCATGGCCTGCCCAAGTAATTTTGAATTGAGTTAAAGTCTGCAGCCAAGTCAGGTGCAGCCTCAATCCTGCAATTCTGGATTGAAATTCCTGTGTTTTGATTGGGGTCAGTTCTGCCTTGTGCTGTGACAGCATTCTTCTGCTTTGGCAATGGTTTTCTGGCATAGATGTTGCAGCTCTGGAACACCACAGCAGCATTTCCAAAAATGAAATCCACAGTACCATAAATGTCACATTCCCTGTAGAATTGCCTGAGAGAGTGGACATAGAGAGTGTCTTGATATCCTTCAAAACTGCAACGGTAGAATGTGGAGAGGTCTGCATTGTTCCTCACAGCCACTGCTTGGTGCTTCTCAGGGCCAGCAGTGTTTCTGAATGTAACATCCACAGCAACGAATCTTTCTCCAGAAACAGCTGCATTAAACATACAAAAAGTTTAATCTCATCAGATTCATTGAAGGAATATCGAATTCGGATTCTCTACTAAAATTAGTGTATTTAACGCAGAGAATCTAGACTTAGAAATATCACTGATCATGTATCATTTAACCATTAAAAATGAGTTCTCTACGACCCTTAAAAGAGAACACCATGAGCttccaaaatattataatttacttaCCAAAGGTTGAAGAATTGAAAGTGGTCCAACCATCTACAACACTATGGTTGCCTGTGATGCAAGTCTTGTTGATGCCATCACCAATAAGCAAGATATTCTTCTTCTGAGAGGGAACAATGACATATTCCTCATAGGATCCTTCTTTTGCATAGATAAGGAAATAGCCATCTTCTGGCCTTAAGTTATCTGGTGCAGCAGCAATAGCCTCTCCAATGGAGGTGAAGTTGTCTTTGCCATTAAGGTTCACAATCACAAACTCTTTAAGCAGAATTCCCTTGCTCTCACTTTCTTTAAGAATCCTTTCACTTCTAGTGCTGCAATTCGATGATGCTTCGCAACTGTACTTTGTGTGAAGAAGCTGGGCAAAGTAATGTTTCAATTTTAGCCTTTCAGTTAACAATTTAGCTTTTCGTATATTCAATAGAAAGACTTCTTTTATTGAGAGATTTAAAATCATACAATATCAAAGCTAAAGAAACAAAGAATACAATTATATCAAACACTTTCCACCAATAAGAAACAATCAAACACTTCAACACTTAAACACTACACAATCTAACACTACAATCTGATAtcaaaaaatttttaaaaaaattattaaaataccataATCCATACtacaaaatgtatataaaatgaaaaaaaaaatttaaaaactttatgaCAATATATACGTAGTAGTTtgtgtttcaaatattttttaaacataataaaacatgttttattgtcaaaaaattattaataaaagttgtcaaaatGTGATGATCATATAAAATGGCAGGTGCAGAGAAAGATGCTAGTTTGGTTTAAGAGTTACACGtgcatgattttgttttttattcgtAAAACATGCAAAGAACCCACGTGGCAAAATCATCAGGTTATTACTCatagtttaaactttaaaaccaaCCTGAGTTGACCTCAACTAACCAATTCTTGGATCTGGTtgactttaattatttttgttatgaactgtgaaaaaattattttgtaatattttctaTATCATAGCTTcatcttattttgtatttaatctttttctaaaagtattgtgaaaatatgttgaaataGCATAAACAATCCTATAGGTAGAGGAATTGGATTATAAGTAGGGAAATCAAAATGAGATGAGATTTGTGGGTCAATTTGTTAAGATGGGACGAGTCAGattagaatatttaattttttaatttattttaggttgAAAGTGTTTTTCATACATcacctcataattttttttttacactcttatatttctaaaataattttcttcaatggattttaaaatctattaatgaAACAAACCtctcaacaaattttgaaatttattgaagaaaaaaattttcaacaaaatctgttaaaaaacttttcaaaagcTTCGACAAATCTTGTAATTTATTAAAGActtaagaaatttttcaatatataattgaaagattttttttttaacgggatttcaaaatctgttgaagagaaaagataaaatataagatattttaaaatgcaaggtatagttttagaatttaaaaagtgTGATGGTGCAAGAAAAAATGTAGTGATGCAGAAACACTCTTAGTTTGGTTTGCCtaatgtatgtatgtatatggtAGATCAAAGACGAGTCAGTCAATCTGTATGAGTTATTAATccgttttatttttcatttttatgttattttttaaattaaaattaaaataaaaataattaaaaagaattaaattttttacattatatttttataaaaacgtaaatatgtgatattattataatttaaataattaacacttacaaattaagttttaattattaattataataaaataatgcaataaataaatgtaataattattttaatttatctaattaaatatattaattaattaattacatgtaTCGTTTTGTCATCCTTCCTTActtataagtttataattttattgtgtgACCAGCCTTCGACACAGCCATGAGGCCACAAAGAATgctgtttttaatgttttagtttattaaaatctATGTGCTTGAGCAAATGTATGTAAGAAATTATAGGGTAGAACTGTATGGAAATGatccaaattcaaatttatttcaatatatatatatatatatatatatatatatatatatatatatatatatatatatatatattaaaattgtttaccTTAAAGTtatatagttaatataaaaaaattataaaagtacaGGTGACTGAAAGAGctctattttaatttgttgtgatgcattttttttaactattaattgtttcacaatcaattttataaacaaattctcttatcataatctttttataaagtaagtgttgaattaaattatttacccAAACTAAACCGTACAAATGTAATTTTTAGGCACAACCAACCTAAACCAcgagtaaaattaaaatgaaaaagaaagcggttttaatatatgaattattttcgttaaattaaattttggtgtctatattttttaattgaaaaattcgcctttaaatgtaaaaaaaaaaaaaaaaataccacaaCTTTAGtccttttgaatattttttttggccatgaaaatgttaataaatattaaattttgaattaaaaaaaaaatatttatttgcatGTGTTTAAAAGTTGAAAGGCTGATTCTCCATTTAAAATCACACCaataaaaaaggaacaaaaaaatttaacaacatttttttaacaattttttgaaaaacatatggtaacaattttttgaaaaacatatGTGGCAGCTTATAAttggtctattttaaatattttttaaacttaaattcaaataaaccaataaaatgatgacacgtgtcttattgtcaaaaaagttatcaaaaaatgttgtcaaaatatcatggtacattaaaaaattaagtttggCAAAAATAAAATGCCTTCGTAAAATTCGAAAGAAGCATAGAAACCAACAAAAAACTGAAATTAAGGATCCAGATAGAAAATAGTTACCTTAATGAGCTTTTTCAGTGGCTGTCTGACCTTGTTATTCTGGGTGGGAAGACCATGTTTGCGAGTCTTATGCTTCTTCAGATTTTTCTTCAGAGCTTGCGTGACCAACCCAAGAGAGACACTATAGAGTTGTGTGACATTGTTGAGAGGCACAGCAAGGGTGTTGACAATGTTGCTCTTGATCACCACCAACCCATCATAGCAAGTGTAATGGTTAGTGGCCACAGCACTGAGATATGTTTCGATCTTTTCAACTAACTCTGTGTTGGAGGAGTCTGCAGATTTCAGCTCTTCTGAAACTGACTCCAGGTAGCCAACACTCAGCTGGCTAAGCTCACTACAGTCTTCTAGGGCTGCAATCTCTGCGCTGCTGAGAGAAGAAGATTGGTGCTTTTTGAGGAAATCCGCGAAGACTTTGGCCAGTTTTTTGGCTTGCTTGAGGCTTTGTTTGATGGAGAATTTTCCTAAGTTGTAAGGATCAGAAGGTGAGGATCGAATGGATGCGAAAAGGGAACGGCACAGTTTTGGATATAATGTGGCCTTGCATGCTGAAGAGGGTGAAGTTGGTGGAAGAGGTGGTGGTGGAGCACTTGTTAGAGAGGGTGATGGAGAAGGAGAAGTAGAAGGAGCATGTGTTGATGATgatggagaaggagaaggagaaggagcaTGAGTTGGAGATGGTGATGGAGAAGGTGATGGAGAAGAAGCATGCGTTGGAGATGGTGATGGAGAAGGAGCATGAGTAGCATGTGTTGGAGATGGTGAAGGATTTTGAGCTAAGAGTAATGGAAGAAAGAgggagaggaaaaagaagaagagaagcgACATTTGTGGGGAAAACATGTTGAAGGATTAAGGTTTTGGTTCTTTGAGGATACGATGTTGTAATTGGATGGTGTGTTGATGTTGGAACAATGAGGATTTTTATAGGGTGATGCAGATGAAGTTACTAGGAAGCAAATAATtaaggaagagaatgagaggGTGGGGGTGTCGGTTTGAGCATGCAAAAGGGGCGAAAATTAATGCATGGTAGACGGTCGGAACGTGGCTttgaataaaattgtaatatgcATTGCAGTGGAGGAGCTTGTGATGATTGGTGTTTTTGAATAGATTATGATAAGTGCTTTTATTCATAGTGTATGACTTTGAATTGTCAAAGTTGCGTATACTTAGTAAGTGAGGTCAAACTTTCCCCTGTTGAGATTCTTTAGAGAAAGAACATGTGcagagtaaaataatttttaaactagaAGAGATGatgtgaaagagaaaagaagtaaCAACGTGTAATGTAGAAAAATAATTCTCTTacaaatacataattaatgTGATAAAGAgatacagaaaaaataaaataataataataataataataataataataataatgttctTCAAATTAACTTagttaagtattttttttattttattgtacaAGATTTTCTTGTGGTCAGAGTCTAATTGATCCCTAagtttttgtaaagaaaaagataacaaaGGAATTTGGTAAGTACAGAAGGAGCAAATAATTGGAAAAAAAGGGAGTATTCAACAGGAAAGAACATGAGAGAGCTCAATTTTTCCACCATTCTTAAGGTTGTGAGGGAAACGCTTCGGATTCTTCTTGTATTTTTCTACGATTATCACGATGTTGGAATTTTTTTAGGAAGATAAACATATTTACTAAGATATCagttgttaattaataaaatagactatataaaatatcactttcaaaacaaaatctttaGTTATCtatattcttatattcttaTATGTAATCcaactatttaatttttactaaacataaaaattttaaatagcaTCTAACaccattaataataattttttaattaattgaaaccATATATAATTCATCCTTTATATATTAGTTCTTACAAGGTAAATATACCTCAAGTGGAAATATCATAAATTCACTGTCTCTTCAAGACCAATATGAATGTAGAAGATGCTAACACTTTATATAAAGCAAATGTGTCCTATGGTAATAAATactcactagtacaaaaacacgTACAACATCGAATATTATCGAATATTTTGAGCCTTTCACATAGAATTCAAGAACGACGTCATATCGGAAGACGTTAAATTaacattgaatttaaaaaattcgacattaaattaacatcgaattttgtcaatatacgatgttaattattattattttttaattaattgtgattcttttttataactttacgagacatgaaaaacataaaaacaacaaattttagtttttggtattttataaagcatgaactatgaacgtgtAATATAGTAtcaacaagaaacaaaaataacaaacaacaaacaagttcaatcaaacaacaacaaacaagttcaaccaaaaaacaacaacaaacaagttcaagaaaaaaaaacaacaaacaagttcaacaaataagttcttcaaaacgaaaatgaaaattgtggGTTCAttggaataaagtgttgccactagttagagagaaagcagaatgcgcctatgaaggacaatagcacgaaaataatcggtcaaaacaaactaaaatcatacctaaagtagttaattaacatgaacttgtatcaaatgaaagaaagattacatgtgatggttgtcaaacttcgttcgagaaaagtttgagcagatAAGAGGGTCTTgtgcgctaagataaagtgaatgaattttcaatattctgctaaaatttttattgaattcattaAATGTTTTACATTCAacgttttatattcttttacgtcgaattacaattctaaacgacatctaataattgcatttatttataaaaatgcaactggtcatttttaacgttggctatGGAGTGATTGGACGTTGAAGTGTGACGTTATACGTTATTTTTGTGCTAGTGACTATAATAATtgaatgtaattaatttatttcatacaatatattattaattctatatttatagaattttatcTGGATGAGCCTAATCCAAGTAATTAATCACCTTAAacaatttgtttaatattattctaataCGTTTTAACCATTACCTTAATTTAATCATAGGTACTCTTGTTGCCATGTCGAAGTCGACATGATGTCATACTTTCTAAGTAGATGTACATATCAAGTTGTGTGTGTGTATGCATGTGTGTGCGTTCGTGTGCGTGTGTGTCTGTGGGTgagtgtgtgtgcgtgtgtgtgcatgtgtgtgtgcatgtttgtgtgGGTGGGTGTGCGCGCGTGTGTGTATGTGTGCAAGTgggtgtgcgtgtgtgtgtgtgtgtgtgtgcgtgtgtgtgggtgtgtgtgtgggtgtgctCATGTGTGTATGTGTACGAGTGAGTGTGTGGGTGTGCGTATGCGCGTGTGCATGTGTGTGTATGGGTGTGTGTATATGCGCATGTGCGTGCTTGTACTTGTGTGTGAGATTGTGTGTGTtcataactaatttttaaattaattttttaactaaagcAGTTTAGTGTAGGTTAAATCAATTCtaatgtgtttttaatttaaaatttatttactttagcATTGGGTTAGATAAAActaattatagataaaatatatttataatattaatttaatttgtattggTTTGTCCTAAACTAATGAcaatataacttaaaaacaattatcttATAACACTTCTAtgtttaataaaactaatataaattgaaaaacgaTGGAAAACCTTTTGGATGAAGGAGATGAAAATGGATAAGGAAGATAAGTATAAATACGAAGAAGAATGTGAATGAAGGAGAAGCTAAAAAATTGTGGATGAAGAGATGTGAATGgattaaaaagataaatgtgAATATGAAGGAGTTGAATGTAAGTAAAGAAGATAATTGTGAAAAGATTTATGAATATATGATCCAAGAAGATAAGGGTGATAAGATTTAAAGATGATAAATCTCTTCAATCACAATTTTCTTCTCTCActctttatataaatatcactACACTCGTTTTTTTCATTCacatttatatgttttatttatatttgtcttttttatcCACATTGatcttcatcatcataatcatctttttctttcacatatCTCCTTTTTATCTTGTAATGTAGTATGATATATTGTTCCTTCTCAAAATAATACTTCTTTCTTTTGTAACCAACAAGTCTTTTCacacattttttcaaaaagaattaagataaatatgtgGTTGTttcaaagttatatatatatatatatgattttatatttaaaacttaaattgttttttatcttcataAAATGAGAGAACTTTGATTTTGTTCTTCACAACaatctacaaaataaatttcagaAAAGATTTTCATAATCTAATTCTCGTccttttaattttgtcatttatATGTGAAcaaactttttaaagaaaaggTACGCAcgtaaaagtttatatatatatatatatatatatatatatatatatatatatatatatatatatatatatatataacaaaaattcaGGATAGGTAAACTACATGTACAACACAAGGACAACCTACGAACCAAAGTTAGTGAGAACCAAAATGTTAAACGATGTCTGCATAATAAAACCAGAATGTTGGAATTAAAGCTTcttcttctatatatatataacactaaCCACCAACAAAGATTCATCTGATAGAGTGAACAGAAAGAAACTACTTAGCAAGAATTACCTTTgcattttagaataattaaattgaGTTGGAGAAAGATAGTGCTGGGAATGTTAGAAGGTGAAAGATTATATTcttaaagaaaagattaaaaaagagTTTAGAAGTGATTCAATGAGGAAATACTTAATCTTAAAGTTTATTAATAACATGTCTGTcacaagataaaattataaaataagtaagaagaaaaagtcaaagaatgtttaaattttactttttataatttaaaaataagataagaagTTGACATTGCAACATATATAACATTATGTTCATGAGAGACTTTATCTTTATACATTTCTTTAACATGCATGTAGTTATTTGGTACACTACTTTACCTTTTATAATCAGTTTGCTAAGCAATTTGACAAATTGTAGAAAGTTGATTTTCTAATATTCAGAAACTTGGTACCACaaggttatattatatatcGCAAGTTGTAACAGTGTATAACGTGAAGCAGATGCTAAGATTTAAACTATGTTTTACTAATCTGGATTCCATCACAACAATTTAGCAAAATAGTGGGTCAAAGGTCAGCTAGATTTTATGTTCCCATTATATATTATGTGTAAgggtaaaaaatatttatttataaccttattaattttataaaaaaaggtattgctaataatttataaaaatgaaattgatcTTCAGAAACAAATTGTGAAAACTTGAAGGACTAGGctaaaaggaataaaattttgaaggcaatatatatatatatatatatatatatatatatatatatatatatatatatatatatatataatattaattgtataGGGAACTTGATACATGGAAGATTTGTCAACCGTTTCTCGCTAAGCCACCTATGACTTGCTCAATTAAAAGGTAGATCACTCGCTCAACATGTAGAGTGGTTCGTTCAGCGAGTAAGATTAGTTGAGAAATGATCAATTAAGTTTTCGTTCAGCACATGCATATATGTGTGttgaacaaattatatatttctgaAGTGGTTATTagtgttagaagtgggttttaggcctaactcaaccccacaaaaccgacttgtaaggtgaggtttgcaccttacttatatattataatttggccttatctctagtcgatgtgggacttccaacacacccccttcacgctgaggtatagacatctcatgtgtgatagtagaaattgggtgatCCAATATTGACCTGACAAtgggtggaatagaaagagaaatgcccacttagaactcgctaggataggctttaaccatggctctgataccattttaGAGataagt is a window of Vigna radiata var. radiata cultivar VC1973A unplaced genomic scaffold, Vradiata_ver6 scaffold_289, whole genome shotgun sequence DNA encoding:
- the LOC106779504 gene encoding probable pectinesterase/pectinesterase inhibitor 25, producing MFSPQMSLLFFFFLSLFLPLLLAQNPSPSPTHATHAPSPSPSPTHASSPSPSPSPSPTHAPSPSPSPSSSTHAPSTSPSPSPSLTSAPPPPLPPTSPSSACKATLYPKLCRSLFASIRSSPSDPYNLGKFSIKQSLKQAKKLAKVFADFLKKHQSSSLSSAEIAALEDCSELSQLSVGYLESVSEELKSADSSNTELVEKIETYLSAVATNHYTCYDGLVVIKSNIVNTLAVPLNNVTQLYSVSLGLVTQALKKNLKKHKTRKHGLPTQNNKVRQPLKKLIKLLHTKYSCEASSNCSTRSERILKESESKGILLKEFVIVNLNGKDNFTSIGEAIAAAPDNLRPEDGYFLIYAKEGSYEEYVIVPSQKKNILLIGDGINKTCITGNHSVVDGWTTFNSSTFAVSGERFVAVDVTFRNTAGPEKHQAVAVRNNADLSTFYRCSFEGYQDTLYVHSLRQFYRECDIYGTVDFIFGNAAVVFQSCNIYARKPLPKQKNAVTAQGRTDPNQNTGISIQNCRIEAAPDLAADFNSIQNYLGRPWKLYSRTVYMQSYIGELIQSVGWLEWNGTNGLDTLFYGEFNNFGPGSDTSKRVQWNGYNILNPTQAWNFTVYNFTLGNTWLPDTDIPYSEGL